In Castanea sativa cultivar Marrone di Chiusa Pesio chromosome 6, ASM4071231v1, a single window of DNA contains:
- the LOC142639933 gene encoding uncharacterized protein LOC142639933, with protein MAEKEGGIVKKGHKEGLRLATSLLQEFELTLGLLPLADVIEVGYVKNTGYMWIEHEFKKISKLVSYDTEITRYVEKKRIKKLKGVKAKEFMLWPPVSEITADDPPTGKINFKSLAGITKNFPVEAFAAGQ; from the coding sequence ATGGCAGAAAAGGAAGGAGGCATTGTCAAGAAAGGCCACAAAGAGGGACTGAGATTGGCAACCTCTCTTCTCCAAGAATTTGAACTCACTTTGGGACTTCTCCCTCTAGCCGACGTGATCGAAGTCGGGTATGTGAAAAACACTGGCTACATGTGGATTGAGCATGAGTTCAAGAAGATTAGCAAGCTAGTGAGCTATGACACTGAGATCACTCGCTACGTTGAGAAGAAGAGGATCAAGAAGCTCAAAGGAGTGAAGGCTAAGGAGTTCATGCTCTGGCCTCCAGTGAGTGAGATTACAGCTGATGATCCACCAACTGGGAAGATTAACTTCAAGAGTCTTGCTGGAATCACAAAGAATTTCCCTGTTGAGGCCTTTGCTGCTGGCCAGTAA
- the LOC142639935 gene encoding uncharacterized protein LOC142639935, with protein sequence MSRSFPTTLKGAGREWFTRLPTSSIDNFEQLSSAFLRHFVGGQRPKRPADHLLTIKQGEKETLRSYVKCFTRETLEVDDADDKVQLTTFKVGLRSREFVVSLAKNPPRTIAEMLLKAQKYMNAEDALAAIIDEGRSKKEGRHEDERRGQKRERPNRRGSDADKRKEEKTPRTKYVKKGEPSRFKDEGKGQREPSIKNGASSPQLPQDVIGEIHTIAGGPPSGGSCKSLKKACQRQVNSVHMLPPFKQRRTDHDISFNEEDARGVRQPHNDPLVITLTIEGFNTKRILIDNGSFADIMYLPAFQQLKLDPKRLRPFDSPLVSFSGDKVYPRGIVTLKVTIGTYPLQQTRQLDFLVVDCPSAYNVIIGRPTLNRWKAVTSTYCLKVKFPTEDGVGEAKGDQVLARECYQAVVATKENHTWTIEKKKEDKAEALEAVELVEGEVAKMTRIGTALSPEMRTKLIQFLRKNQDVFAWSHEDMPGISRQVIQHKLNVNPEKKPVQQRRRVFAPERSQAINDEVDKLLQADFIREVYYPEWLANVVLDRPAGGFHGRA encoded by the exons ATGTCTCGTTCCTTCCCTACCACGCTGAAGGGGGCTGGTAGGGAATGGTTCACGAGGCTGCCCACATCATCTATTGACAACTTCGAACAGTTAAGTAGCGCCTTTCTGCGCCATTTTGTCGGAGGGCAACGTCCCAAGAGACCCGCGGaccacctactcactattaagcaaggtgAAAAGGAGACCTTGCGCTCGTACGTGAAGTGCTTCACTCGAGAGACCTTGGAAGTGGACGATGCAGATGACAAAGTACAGCTGACGACATTTAAAGTCGGGCTTAGGTCTCGAGAATTCGTTGTCTCATTGGCAAAGAATCCGCCCCGAACGATAGCAGAAATGCTCCTGAAAGCGCAAAAATACATGAATGCCGAGGACGCACTGGCAGCCATTATTGACGAGGGCAGATCAAAAAAAGAGGGAAGGCACGAAGACGAACGTAGAGGGCAAAAGAGGGAGCGTCCAAATCGTCGGGGAAGTGACGCAGACAAACGAAAGGAAGAGAAGACGCCACGAACG AAGTATGTCAAGAAGGGAGAACCCAGCAGGTTCAAAGACGAAGGCAAGGGCCAGCGTGAGCCTTCGATAAAGAATGGGGCCAGCAGTCCTCAACTACCGCAAGACGTGATTGGAGAAATACACACGATTGCAGGAGGGCCACCGTCGGGAGGGTCGTGCAAGTCCCTCAAAAAAGCATGCCAGAGGCAAGTGAATAGCGTCCATATGCTGCCCCCATTCAAGCAGAGACGAACAGATCATGACATATCTTTCAACGAAGAAGATGCGCGAGGAGTAAGGCAGCCACACAATGACCCCCTGGTTATAACACTCACGATCGAGGGATTCAACACGAAGAGGATACTTATAGATAATGGCAGTTTTGCAGACATTATGTACCTGCCAGCCTTCCAGCAGCTGAAACTTGATCCCAAGAGGCTGCGCCCCTTCGACTCTCCTCTCGTTAGCTTCAGCGGGGACAAAGTATACCCCAGGGGTATAGTAACACTAAAAGTCACGATAGGAACATACCCACTGCAGCAAACACGTCAGCTGGACTTTCTGGTTGTAGACTGCCCGTCGGCGTACAATGTAATCATCGGTAGACCTACGCTCAACAGATGGAAAGCGGTCACGTCCACATATTGCTTgaaggtgaaattcccaactGAGGACGGAGTTGGCGAAGCTAAAGGAGACCAAGTCCTGGCtagggaatgctaccaggctGTGGTGGCCACAAAGGAGAACCATACATGGACgatagaaaagaagaaagaagacaaaGCAGAGGCTTTGGAAGCCGTTGAGCTCGTGGAGGGGGAAGTCGCGAAGATGACGAGGATAGGGACAGCACTAAGCCCCGAAATGAGAACGAAGCTCATTCAATTCCTCAGGAAAAACCAGgatgtcttcgcatggagtcatgaggatatGCCCGGCATCTCGCGACAAGTGATTCAGCACAAATTAAACGTAAATCCCGAAAAGAAACCCGTCCAACAGAGGCGCCGcgtctttgcccccgaacgaagCCAGGCGATCAACGACGAAGTTGACAAAttgttgcaggcagacttcatcAGGGAAGTGTATTATCCCGAATGGCTTGCCAACGTCGTGCTG GATAGACCAGCTGGTGGATTCCACGGCCGGGCATAA